The Saccharopolyspora gregorii genomic interval GGAGGTCGCGGCCGAGTTCTCCGCCGCGGACGCCACCGCCGGAGACCTGGCCGCCGAGGTCAGCGAGCCCGCCCGGTGACCGCCCGGATCAGCGACGCCCACGACCTGGCCGGGGATCCGGCGGCGCTGCTGGCCGCTTCCCCGGTGGCCGCGGAACTGCGCGCGGAGCTGGAACGCCGCTGGCCTGCGGGCACCGACCACATCGGGGAGGTGTCGCGGTACGCGCTGCTGGCGCCGGGCAAGATGCTGCGGCCGGTGATGCTGGTCGCGGCCGCGGAGGCCGTCGGCGGGGATCGCGCGGCGGTGCTGCCCGCCGCGGTCGCCATCGAGTACCTGCACGTGGCCTCGCTGGTGCACGACGACATCATCGACGGCGACGAGCTGCGGCGGGGCCGGGCTTCGGTGCCGGTGCGGTTCGGGGTGCCGGACGCGATCGTCACCGGCGACGCGTTGATCCTGAGCCTGTTCGCCGCGCTCACCGAGTGCGGACTGCCCGCCGAACCGGTGCTGGCGGCGGTGCGCGCGGTCGCCGACGCGGGCGTGGACCTGTGCCGGGGGCAGGCGTTGGAGGCGGAGCTGCTGCGGGATCCGGCGTGCCCGCCGGAGCGGTACCGGCGGATGGCGGCGTTGAAGACGGGCGCCCTGTTCCGAGCGGCGTGCCGGTCCGGTGCGGTGCTCGGCGGCGGGGACACCGAGCAGGTGGCGGCGGCGACGCGGTTCGCCGACCGAGTCGGCACCGCGTTCCAGATGCACGACGACCTGCTGCCGTACCTGGCGGAGACCGAGGTGACCGGCAAGTCCGGCAGCAGCGACGCGGGGAACATGCGGCCGACGTTCCCGGTGATCGTGGCGCACGGCATGGCGGGTGCGCGGGATCGCGCGCTGCTCGCGGAAGCGCTCAGCGGCCACCGGTCCCCGGTGGAGTCGTTCGCGCTGCTGCGGGAGGTGCTGACCCGGCTGGGCGCGGTGGAGCGCGCCGCGGCGGAGGCCGCCGAGGAGATCCGGCGGGCGCACCGGGACTTGGCGGTGCTGCCGGGCGGAGACGGTGCGCGGCTGCTGGCGGCGGTGGCGGACCTCGCGATCCACCGGGACCGCTAGCCGTGGCCGCATCGATGTCCGCGGTGCGCCGCGGGATCCGGGCGCACGTGGAGACCTGGCGGCCCTACACCACCTGCTATCCGGCGATGGTGGGGATCGCGGGCGCGGTCACCGCCGGCGCCGGGTGGGGCGTGCCGCTGCTGGCGGCGGCGGTGGTGCCCGCGCTGGGCTGGTTGTCCGGGCACTACTTGGGCGACTACTTCGACCGGGAGCTGGATGCGATCGGGAAGCCGCAGCGCCCCATCCCGTCCGGCCGGTTGTCGCCGCGGGCGGCGCTGGCCTGCGGGGTGGGCTGCGCGGCGGCGGCCGCGGTGTTCGCGCTGCTGGTGAACTGGAACGCGGTGCTGCTGGTGGTGGTGGCGACGGCGGGCATCGTCGCCTACAGCCGGTTCTGCAAAGCGCGCGGCCTGTCCGGGAACCTGGTGCGCGGTTCGCTGACGGCGCTGGCGCTGGCGGCGGGTGCGCTGCTGGGCGCGGACCGGGTGCCGTGGACGGTGCTGGTGTTCGCGCTGGTGTTCCTGGCGCACGACGCGGCGTCGAACCTGGTGGGGACGATGCGCGACGTGGACGGCGACCGGGCGGGCGGCTACCGCTCGGTGCCGGTGCGCAGCGGCATCCCGGTGGCGGTGCGCACGTCGTTCGCGCTGTACGCGTCGGGGTTGCTGGTGGTGCTGGCGCTGGCGGAGGCGGTGCCGCAGCGGGGCGGTTACTCTGCGTTGGCGACGGTGGCGGCGTGCGCGGGGACGGCGGCGTTCTCCTTGCTGCTGGAGCACATCCGGGAGCTTCCGCCGCGGAAGGCGTTGCGGGCGCACGAGATCCTCGTCGCGGAGCGGCTGGTGCTGGCGGGCGCGCTGATCGCGGGTGCGGCGGGTCTGTGGCTCGCGTTGGCGGTGCTGGTGCCCGCGTTGGTCTTCAGCCTCGGTGCGCAGGCCGTGCTGCGTTCGGGGCACGAGTTCCCCACGGCGGAGCGACGGGAGGCGACGCTGCCATGACGACTTCGCGGGCCGAGGAGGTCTCCGAGGCGATCGAGGCCGCGGCGGAGGCCGTGTTCGCGGCGCGGCGGCCGGACGGCGTGTTCGACTACTCGGAGGACGGGCTGACGTCCACGTTGAGCACGGTGGGCGCGGTGAGCGCGCTGCACTTCGCCGATCCGCGCGGTTCGGCGGACCTGATCGAGCGGGGCGTGGCGTGGCTGCGGGAGCGGCAGTCGGACACCGGCGGCTGGAGCATGGTGCCGGGCGGCGCGGACGAGCCGGGGCCGACGGCGGTGGCGTCGGCGACGTTGCAGCTGGTGGCGCCGGAGTCGGCGGCGGACGCGGTGGCGGCCGGGCAGCGCTGGATGCTGGACCACGGTGGCCTGGAAGGGATTCCGCACCCGGAGGTGACGGCCTGGTGCCGCCAGTTCTACTCGTTCGTCGGCTGGTTGCGGACGTCGGACATGCGCCGGTTCCCGCTGGAGCTGGCGGTGCTGCGCGGCGCGTTCCTGCGGTTGTTCGACCTGCGGGCGCCGATGGTGTGCGCGCTGGGGTTGGCGCAGGCGGCGACTCGGGAGCAGACGCCGCTGACGCGGTTGCTGGCGAAGGCGGGCACGCCGGGCGCGCTGGCGATCATCCGCGAGGTCTACGAGCACGAGGGCAGCACCGGTGGCTGGTGCGAGGACGCGTGGGTGACCGGGTTGATCTGCGGTGGGCTGGCGCGCGCCGGGCTCGGCGCGGACATGGTGGCGGGCGCGGTCCGCTGGTTCCGGGAGCAGGTGAACGAAGACGGGTCGTGGAACAGCGGCCCGCTGGGGTTGACCTGGTCGATGTACGCGGCGGGCGGGCTGCTGGAAGCGGGGTACGCGACCGACGAGCGGTTGCTGGCGACGCGGGAGGTGTTCCTGCGGGAGCAGCAGCACCGGCCGTTCACCGCGTTCGGCTGCCCGCCGGGGTTCTGGGGCTGGTCCGGCAAGGGCTGGCCGGCCTCGCTGGAGACCGGGGAGATCATGTCGGCGCTGGCGCGCTTCCCCGGTGAGCTGCAGCGCCCGGCGCTGGAGTCGGGCGCGCGCTGGTTGTTCGCGCAGCAGGACTCGCGGGGTTCGTGGGGCCTGTGCGTGCGGAACACGAAGGTCGCCAACAGCGGGCCGTGCCCGCACATGACGGCGCAGTCGCTGGACGGGCTGCTGGATTCCGGGGTTCCGGCGGCCGATCGGCGAATCCGCCGGGCGGTGCGCTGGCTGGCGAGCGCGCAGCGGCCGGACGGGTCGTTCGAGTCGGTCTGGTACCGGATGCACACGGCGGGCACGTCGGCGGTGCTGCAGACGCTGGTGCGGGCCGGGGCGGGCGGTTCCGACGCGGCGCGGCGGGCGCGGGAGTGGCTGGTGCGCGCGCAGCTGCCGGACGGTTCGTGGGGCACCGGCGGCGACGAGCCGGGCACCGTCGAGGAGACGGCGTGGGCGGTCGGCGCGCTGCTGGTCGCGGGCGGAGGTGCCGACGGCGCGGAGGTGCGGCGCGGGGTGCGCTGGCTGCTGGACGCGCGCCGCCCGGACGGGTCCTGGTCGGCCGCGCCGGTGAACGAGTACGTGCGCCACGTGTCCCGCTACTCGAACCGGGCGCTGGCCAACGGGTTGGCGTTGCGCGCGCTGGCCCGCTACCGCGATGCCGCGGGGAGGAGTTGACGGTGGACGCCGATGTGGTGGTGTGCGGGGCCGGGGTCGGTGGGCTCGCCGCGGCCTGCGCGCTGGGAGCGCGGGGTTTCCGCGTGCTGCTGCTGGAGAAGATGGCCGAGCCGTCGCGGGTCGCGAAGGGCGAGGTGCTGCAACCGGGCGCGCTGCGGGTGCTGCGCGAGTGGGGCGTGGCGCAGCGCTTGGAGTCGCGCGGCGGGCTGCGCCTGGCGCGGCTGGTGGCGCGGGACACCGCGGGCGCGCCGCTGATGGCGTTGGACTACGACCGGTTGCGGGAGCAGGAGCGGTGGCTGCTGGCCCACGACTACCCGGTGATTCTGGAGGCGTTGGCGGACCGGCTGGACGGCTCGGTGGAGTTCCGCCGCGGCGTGCTGGTGCGGGACCTGCTGCGGGACGCGGACGGCCGGGTCGCGGGGGTGCGGGTCGCCGAGGGCGGTCAGGAGCGGGAGGTGCGGGCGTCGCTGGTGGTCGCCGCGGACGGCATCTCCTCGCGGCTGCGGAAGTCGGCGGGCATCCCGGCGCACCGCGACGAGTACCCGCACCGGTTGGCGGCGTTCGACATCGCCGACGCGCCGCGGGTCGAGCAGGACTTCTCGGCGTACGTCAGCGAACGCGGCCTGCGGTTGCGGTATCCGCTGCCGGGCGGCCGGGTGCGGCTGTACGTGCAGGTGGGTGCGGACGAGCTGCGCGGGCTGGATTCCGACGGCATGGCCGGCTGGATCGAGCACCTGGTGCGGGACACGCCGGCACTGGAACCGCTGGCGGACGCGCTGCGGGCGAGCTCGGCGAACCGGCAGGTGCTGCCGGTGTCCCGGTTCTTGGCGCCGGGCCTGGGCGTTCCGGGGCTGGCGCTGGTCGGTGAGACGGGGCATTCGGTGCATCCGATGGCGGCGCAGGGCATGAACACGTCGATCACGGACGCGGAGAGCCTCGCCCGGCACGTGGGCGGGGAGCTGAGCCCTGCCGCGGTGGACGCGGGAATCCGCTCCTACGAGGCGGAACGGCTGCCCGAACTGGTCCACATCGGACGGACGAGCCACAACGCGGCCCGCATGATCACGGACCTGTCCTGGACGGGCCGCGTGGTGGGGCGACGGGCGCTGCGCTGCACCGGCGGCAACGACCGGCTGCGCTACACCGTCATGCACAACATGGCCGGGCTCGGGCAACACCGGTTGTCGCTGCTGGACCGGCTGCACCAGGTGGGGGTGCTGCCGGACCCGCGGGCGCGGCGCCTCCCGGCCTGGGCATGAGCGCCGCCCAGGCCGGGGACGGGTGGCTAGCCGGCGAGTGCGCACTCCACGAGCACCAGGCCGCCGTCCCAGCTGCGGCTGCCGCGCACCGCGAGACCGGCTTCGGCGGCCAGCGCCTCGAAGTCGGCGATGGAGCGCTCCCGGCCGCCGAGCAGCGACAGCGACTGCAGGTCGAACGAGGAGTTGTTCTTCGCGTGCTCCTCCCCGGCCAGCACCTCCACCACCAGGACGCGTCCCGCGCTGCCCGCCGCTTCGGCGCAGCGGCGCAGGATGCGGACCGCGTCGGCGTCCGGCCAGTCCGTCAGCACCCGCGACACCACGTACCGGTCGTAGCCGGCGGGCAGCTCGTCGAAGAAGCTGCCGGGCACGAACGCGGCGCGGTCGGCCACCTCGGACGCGGCGAGCGCCTCGTCGGCTTCGGCGGCCACCGGTGGCAGGTCCAGCACCGCGCCCTCCAGGTGCGATTGCCCGCGCAGCACCTCGACGAGCAGCGCACCGACCCCGCCGCCGATGTCGATCACGCTCTTGACCGCGGACCAGTCGTACTCGGCGGCCAGCAGCGGGCCGGTCTGCCACGCGTGCGCGGCCATGATCGCGCCGAAGAACCCGCGCAGCGCGTCGTCGCGCTGGTAGTCCTCCCAGAACGGCACGCCGTGCACCGGTTCGTAACCGGAGCGGCCGGTGCGCACCGAGTGCGCCATGCCCGCGTACGCCAGGTCCATCTTCACACCCGGGCCGTCCAGGTCCAGCCACTTCTTCTGCCACGCGCTGTCCGCGCCCAGCAGGTGCCGGGACACGTCGGTCAGCGCGAAGCGGCCGTCCTGCTCGGCCACGAACCCGATCGCCACCAGGTGGCGCAGCAGCCGGGCCAGGGAATCGGCGTCGGCCCCGGTGGCCGCCGCGAGCTCGGCGAGCCCGGTGGTGCCCTCCGCGATCCGGTCCGGGACGCCGAGCGTCACCGCCGCGCGCACCGCGAACGGGGTGGCGAGGTCGGTCAGCGCCGCCAACCGCGCGCCGGGATCCGTCGTCTCCGAAGCCATACTGGTGCACTCCTGTCCATGCTTCCGGTGTTCTCCAGCCGGGTTCCCGGCTCGCGATCCCCCGTTTTCCCGCGCATTCCACGCGGTTCTTCCGCCCGGGGAAAATCACCACCGGAACCCGAATCCGGTTCGCGCAGCATCGCACCGGAACCCGATTCCGGTCAAGAATTCGACCCGATCCGGACGGCGATTCCTCGATTCGCCGATCCGCCGTTCCGCATGCGCGGAACAAGTGTCATCGGCTCCACTCAGAAAGGCGCATCATCATGGCGGCTCCCGCTCAGGACACCGGCCTGCAGGTTCGCCCGATCAGCGGCGCACTCGGCGCCGAGGTCCGCGGCATCGACCTGAACTCCCTCACCGACGAGGCGTTCGCGCAGGTCCACGCACTGCTGCTCGAACACCTCGTGCTGTTCTTCCCCGAGGCCGCCGGGCTCGGGCCGCAGGCGCACATCGAGTTCGGCAAGCGGCTCGGGGAACTGGAAGTGCACCCGTTCCTGCCGAAGCTCGACGGGCACGAGGAAATCGTGGTGCTCGATTCCGCGCAGGGCGCCAAAGCCGACGTGTGGCACACCGACGTCACGTTCAGCCCCACTCCGCCGGTCGCCTCCATCCTGCAGATCGTGCAATGCCCGCCGTTCGGCGGGGACACGATGTGGAGCAACCAGCACCGGGCTTACGAGTCCCTTTCCGCGCCGTTGCGCGACATGCTCGACGGGCTCACCGCGATCCACGTGTTCGAGCACCCCAACGGCTCGTTCCGCAGCGAAGCCGAGCACCCCGTGGTGCGGGTGCACCCGGAGACGGGGCGGCGCTCGCTGTACGTCAACCGCATGTTCAC includes:
- a CDS encoding UbiA family prenyltransferase — its product is MAASMSAVRRGIRAHVETWRPYTTCYPAMVGIAGAVTAGAGWGVPLLAAAVVPALGWLSGHYLGDYFDRELDAIGKPQRPIPSGRLSPRAALACGVGCAAAAAVFALLVNWNAVLLVVVATAGIVAYSRFCKARGLSGNLVRGSLTALALAAGALLGADRVPWTVLVFALVFLAHDAASNLVGTMRDVDGDRAGGYRSVPVRSGIPVAVRTSFALYASGLLVVLALAEAVPQRGGYSALATVAACAGTAAFSLLLEHIRELPPRKALRAHEILVAERLVLAGALIAGAAGLWLALAVLVPALVFSLGAQAVLRSGHEFPTAERREATLP
- a CDS encoding methyltransferase, whose amino-acid sequence is MASETTDPGARLAALTDLATPFAVRAAVTLGVPDRIAEGTTGLAELAAATGADADSLARLLRHLVAIGFVAEQDGRFALTDVSRHLLGADSAWQKKWLDLDGPGVKMDLAYAGMAHSVRTGRSGYEPVHGVPFWEDYQRDDALRGFFGAIMAAHAWQTGPLLAAEYDWSAVKSVIDIGGGVGALLVEVLRGQSHLEGAVLDLPPVAAEADEALAASEVADRAAFVPGSFFDELPAGYDRYVVSRVLTDWPDADAVRILRRCAEAAGSAGRVLVVEVLAGEEHAKNNSSFDLQSLSLLGGRERSIADFEALAAEAGLAVRGSRSWDGGLVLVECALAG
- a CDS encoding FAD-dependent oxidoreductase — translated: MDADVVVCGAGVGGLAAACALGARGFRVLLLEKMAEPSRVAKGEVLQPGALRVLREWGVAQRLESRGGLRLARLVARDTAGAPLMALDYDRLREQERWLLAHDYPVILEALADRLDGSVEFRRGVLVRDLLRDADGRVAGVRVAEGGQEREVRASLVVAADGISSRLRKSAGIPAHRDEYPHRLAAFDIADAPRVEQDFSAYVSERGLRLRYPLPGGRVRLYVQVGADELRGLDSDGMAGWIEHLVRDTPALEPLADALRASSANRQVLPVSRFLAPGLGVPGLALVGETGHSVHPMAAQGMNTSITDAESLARHVGGELSPAAVDAGIRSYEAERLPELVHIGRTSHNAARMITDLSWTGRVVGRRALRCTGGNDRLRYTVMHNMAGLGQHRLSLLDRLHQVGVLPDPRARRLPAWA
- a CDS encoding polyprenyl synthetase family protein, whose protein sequence is MTARISDAHDLAGDPAALLAASPVAAELRAELERRWPAGTDHIGEVSRYALLAPGKMLRPVMLVAAAEAVGGDRAAVLPAAVAIEYLHVASLVHDDIIDGDELRRGRASVPVRFGVPDAIVTGDALILSLFAALTECGLPAEPVLAAVRAVADAGVDLCRGQALEAELLRDPACPPERYRRMAALKTGALFRAACRSGAVLGGGDTEQVAAATRFADRVGTAFQMHDDLLPYLAETEVTGKSGSSDAGNMRPTFPVIVAHGMAGARDRALLAEALSGHRSPVESFALLREVLTRLGAVERAAAEAAEEIRRAHRDLAVLPGGDGARLLAAVADLAIHRDR
- a CDS encoding prenyltransferase/squalene oxidase repeat-containing protein; its protein translation is MTTSRAEEVSEAIEAAAEAVFAARRPDGVFDYSEDGLTSTLSTVGAVSALHFADPRGSADLIERGVAWLRERQSDTGGWSMVPGGADEPGPTAVASATLQLVAPESAADAVAAGQRWMLDHGGLEGIPHPEVTAWCRQFYSFVGWLRTSDMRRFPLELAVLRGAFLRLFDLRAPMVCALGLAQAATREQTPLTRLLAKAGTPGALAIIREVYEHEGSTGGWCEDAWVTGLICGGLARAGLGADMVAGAVRWFREQVNEDGSWNSGPLGLTWSMYAAGGLLEAGYATDERLLATREVFLREQQHRPFTAFGCPPGFWGWSGKGWPASLETGEIMSALARFPGELQRPALESGARWLFAQQDSRGSWGLCVRNTKVANSGPCPHMTAQSLDGLLDSGVPAADRRIRRAVRWLASAQRPDGSFESVWYRMHTAGTSAVLQTLVRAGAGGSDAARRAREWLVRAQLPDGSWGTGGDEPGTVEETAWAVGALLVAGGGADGAEVRRGVRWLLDARRPDGSWSAAPVNEYVRHVSRYSNRALANGLALRALARYRDAAGRS
- a CDS encoding TauD/TfdA dioxygenase family protein, which encodes MAAPAQDTGLQVRPISGALGAEVRGIDLNSLTDEAFAQVHALLLEHLVLFFPEAAGLGPQAHIEFGKRLGELEVHPFLPKLDGHEEIVVLDSAQGAKADVWHTDVTFSPTPPVASILQIVQCPPFGGDTMWSNQHRAYESLSAPLRDMLDGLTAIHVFEHPNGSFRSEAEHPVVRVHPETGRRSLYVNRMFTRRIPQLAAAESDALLQHLYAVAEHPSNVCRFRWNAGAIAMWDNRATQHYAINDYTERRVGQRVTVLGDTPTGDTPRWPHHDADTGGAEALRTKS